A genomic segment from Helicobacter sp. NHP19-012 encodes:
- a CDS encoding PQQ-like beta-propeller repeat protein codes for MKKVWIVGLALLVFVGFGCDGRKNFTPPRSKIVRQITFSHALKNSIIFTNRYGAILSNGGVLDRQGLTQLKIEKKEDKETSFLNESQDYYILAHDCWRAHKRNGPKVKHKKHTTLTDKQAQEAIIDNIEETDQNVELHDHCHQLELISTALSATPSITIPLDTYPLSASIKGNQLAVVMADNSANIYDIKTKKLIFNEKGSSSPAINSLVAAPVFLDTVVVFPMLDGRLLVVDVVPKEPRVVRNIVLNSEKFFNNVIYLKVDEENMFAATGKRLVSVISGQEFSFDADIVDVLYKHHRLYVLTLDGRILEMDQTLNDQGMGVVKLPFAMLNTIVVTDKKLYTLEKRGYLIEVDLEHFDDYRVYPLKNVSKNMSGHLDKMTFYTDDKIYYDRYYLNLSYNHP; via the coding sequence ATGAAGAAAGTGTGGATCGTAGGGTTAGCCTTATTGGTCTTTGTGGGCTTTGGTTGCGATGGACGCAAGAATTTTACACCGCCTAGGTCTAAGATCGTGCGGCAAATCACCTTTAGCCATGCCCTTAAAAACTCCATTATTTTCACCAACCGCTATGGAGCGATTTTATCCAATGGTGGGGTGCTAGACAGACAGGGCTTAACACAACTAAAGATTGAAAAGAAGGAAGACAAGGAAACTTCCTTTTTGAATGAGAGCCAAGATTACTACATTTTGGCGCACGATTGTTGGCGCGCCCACAAGCGCAACGGCCCCAAGGTCAAACACAAGAAACACACCACGCTCACAGACAAGCAAGCCCAAGAGGCGATCATCGACAACATTGAAGAAACCGATCAAAATGTTGAGTTGCACGACCATTGCCACCAATTAGAACTCATCAGCACCGCTTTAAGTGCCACCCCCTCCATCACGATCCCCCTAGACACCTACCCTTTAAGTGCGAGCATTAAGGGCAACCAATTGGCGGTGGTGATGGCGGACAACTCCGCCAACATCTACGACATCAAAACCAAAAAGTTGATCTTCAATGAAAAGGGCTCCTCTAGCCCGGCGATCAATTCTTTAGTCGCCGCACCCGTGTTCTTAGACACGGTGGTGGTCTTTCCCATGCTCGATGGGCGGTTGTTGGTTGTGGATGTGGTGCCTAAAGAGCCTAGAGTTGTGCGCAACATTGTGCTCAACAGCGAGAAGTTTTTCAACAATGTAATTTATTTAAAAGTCGATGAAGAAAACATGTTTGCGGCCACGGGCAAAAGGCTCGTGTCAGTGATCTCGGGGCAAGAGTTTAGCTTTGATGCAGACATTGTGGATGTGCTTTACAAACACCACCGCCTATATGTGCTGACCTTAGATGGACGGATTCTAGAGATGGACCAAACACTCAACGACCAAGGCATGGGTGTGGTGAAGTTGCCCTTTGCGATGTTAAACACAATTGTGGTTACCGATAAAAAACTTTACACTTTAGAGAAAAGAGGCTATCTCATAGAAGTGGATTTGGAACATTTTGATGACTACCGGGTTTATCCGCTTAAAAATGTGTCTAAAAACATGTCCGGGCACTTAGACAAAATGACCTTTTACACCGATGACAAAATTTATTACGACCGCTACTACCTTAATTTGAGTTACAACCACCCATGA
- the dut gene encoding dUTP diphosphatase, protein MLKVKLQKLHPHAKLPTYQSAGASGFDLCALESLEIAPKSVGLVKTGIALELEKGYEVQVRSRSGLALKHQIVVLNSPGTVDSDYRGELQVILMNLGDAPFHIQAGDRIAQGVLCRVFQADFALAPELEATQRGAKGFGSSGI, encoded by the coding sequence ATGCTAAAAGTTAAGTTGCAAAAACTCCACCCACACGCCAAACTCCCCACCTATCAAAGTGCGGGGGCGAGCGGGTTTGATTTATGCGCCCTAGAAAGCCTTGAGATCGCCCCTAAAAGCGTGGGCTTGGTAAAAACTGGGATCGCCCTTGAGCTGGAGAAGGGCTATGAAGTGCAGGTGCGCTCTAGATCAGGACTGGCACTAAAGCACCAAATTGTGGTGCTAAACTCCCCGGGCACGGTCGATAGCGATTATCGGGGGGAGTTGCAGGTGATTTTAATGAATTTAGGCGATGCGCCCTTTCATATACAAGCGGGCGATCGGATCGCGCAGGGGGTGCTCTGCCGCGTGTTTCAGGCGGATTTTGCCCTAGCCCCTGAGCTAGAAGCCACCCAAAGGGGCGCAAAGGGCTTTGGGAGCAGTGGGATTTAA
- the greA gene encoding transcription elongation factor GreA, with translation MKEPMSAYGYEKVCAELKKLKEVERPQIVKEIDRAREHGDLKENAEYHAAKEKQAFIEARINDLSRILANAQVIDPATLSHQKVSFGSTVKILNLDNDKEFCYTIVGSMESDPARGLISFGSPIAKSLMGKSKGDEVTVVLPSGENEFEILDIYYKDIDYAKS, from the coding sequence ATGAAAGAGCCGATGAGTGCCTATGGTTATGAAAAGGTTTGTGCCGAATTGAAAAAGCTCAAAGAAGTGGAAAGGCCACAGATCGTAAAAGAAATCGATCGGGCAAGAGAGCATGGGGATTTAAAAGAGAACGCCGAATACCACGCCGCCAAAGAAAAGCAGGCGTTTATAGAAGCTAGAATTAACGATTTAAGTCGCATTTTAGCCAATGCGCAGGTGATCGACCCCGCCACCCTAAGCCACCAAAAGGTGAGCTTTGGCAGCACGGTAAAAATTTTAAACCTAGACAACGACAAGGAGTTTTGTTACACCATTGTGGGGAGCATGGAGAGCGACCCCGCAAGGGGGCTCATCTCCTTTGGCTCGCCCATTGCCAAAAGTTTAATGGGCAAAAGCAAGGGCGATGAGGTTACGGTGGTGTTGCCCTCGGGCGAAAACGAATTTGAGATTTTAGACATTTATTACAAAGATATTGATTATGCTAAAAGTTAA
- a CDS encoding 5-formyltetrahydrofolate cyclo-ligase — protein sequence MLYAKRGFDIKDRKLTALLQKWVRPKAGLKVLVYCPLAHEVDIRPFIKWARRCKMRLFAPLMHPPCCTYAPYRLPLSTLKHIKQPEPSFFKAPLDLAIVPILGVDCGFRRVGFGLGAYDRLFAALPKKPFTIFIARQLLKSPHALGALHDITADMCLEQNSDFTHQRTINGRGLKHFDPLLIHRHQRVLLHQEKL from the coding sequence ATTTTATACGCCAAGCGGGGCTTTGACATTAAAGACCGCAAATTAACCGCCCTATTGCAAAAATGGGTGCGCCCTAAAGCGGGGCTGAAGGTGTTGGTCTATTGCCCCCTAGCCCACGAGGTGGATATACGCCCCTTCATCAAATGGGCTAGAAGGTGTAAAATGCGCCTATTTGCCCCCTTAATGCACCCGCCTTGTTGCACCTATGCGCCTTATCGCCTGCCTTTAAGCACCCTTAAACACATCAAGCAACCCGAACCAAGCTTTTTTAAAGCACCCCTAGACCTAGCCATAGTCCCCATTTTGGGGGTGGATTGTGGCTTTAGGCGGGTGGGCTTTGGGTTAGGGGCTTACGATCGACTCTTTGCCGCCCTGCCTAAAAAGCCCTTCACGATTTTCATCGCCCGCCAACTCTTAAAATCCCCCCACGCCCTAGGTGCGTTGCACGACATCACAGCGGACATGTGCCTAGAGCAAAACAGCGATTTCACACACCAAAGGACAATAAATGGAAGAGGCCTTAAGCATTTTGATCCCCTGCTTATTCACCGGCATCAGCGTGTTTTACTTCACCAAGAAAAATTATAG
- the rny gene encoding ribonuclease Y: protein MEEALSILIPCLFTGISVFYFTKKNYSAASQSLIVQAKAQADMLIYQAQVFYKSKEEESKTLALQLQQEYNERQKTQEAAYQHKLDELKNREKQQQQHWHHKHKQLEQHKSELDALRSELERGKHAQERLCQEYQELKEQAMQTLTERSGYTKEEAKDLLLRLLEEELILQKAALVRRYEKQAKKEAKERAHFILAEATSRFASSFAMENLTSVVALPNVEFIGRIIGKDGKNIDTFKRISGVELMIDEETKTITLSCFNLYRRQIAMQTLELLIQDGRIQPSRIETVYQRVEANMEENILKEAEEVILDLQLDSMDEELKRLLGRMKYRTSYGQNALTHSIEVAILAGMIAEQLGGDSKLARRAGILHDIGKALTQEHGGDHVDLGAEVCVRHHEHPVVINAIYAHHDRQEIKSVECAAVCAADALSAARPGARRKENENFLGRMHDLERIASQQNGVEKVFAMDAGREVRVIVCPDQVSDAKVPLLAHDIAKEIQANLQYPGEVVVHVIRENRAKAIAR from the coding sequence ATGGAAGAGGCCTTAAGCATTTTGATCCCCTGCTTATTCACCGGCATCAGCGTGTTTTACTTCACCAAGAAAAATTATAGTGCTGCTAGCCAAAGTCTCATCGTCCAAGCTAAAGCCCAAGCGGACATGCTCATCTACCAAGCCCAAGTGTTTTACAAAAGCAAAGAAGAAGAATCCAAAACCCTAGCCTTGCAGCTGCAACAAGAGTACAACGAGCGGCAAAAGACCCAAGAAGCCGCCTACCAACACAAGCTAGACGAACTTAAGAATAGGGAAAAACAACAACAACAGCACTGGCATCACAAGCACAAACAACTAGAGCAGCATAAGAGCGAGCTAGACGCACTAAGAAGCGAGCTCGAACGGGGCAAACACGCCCAAGAAAGACTCTGCCAAGAATACCAAGAGCTCAAAGAGCAAGCCATGCAAACCCTCACGGAGCGCTCGGGTTACACCAAAGAGGAAGCCAAAGACCTGCTTTTGCGCTTGCTAGAAGAGGAGTTGATTTTGCAAAAAGCGGCTTTGGTGCGCCGCTATGAAAAACAAGCCAAAAAGGAAGCCAAAGAGCGGGCGCATTTCATTTTAGCCGAAGCGACTTCCCGTTTTGCAAGCAGCTTTGCCATGGAGAATTTAACCAGCGTGGTGGCACTGCCTAATGTCGAGTTCATCGGGCGGATCATCGGCAAGGATGGCAAGAACATCGACACTTTCAAGCGCATCAGTGGGGTGGAGCTGATGATTGACGAGGAAACCAAGACCATCACTCTAAGCTGTTTCAATCTCTACCGGCGGCAAATCGCCATGCAAACGCTCGAGCTCTTGATCCAAGATGGGCGTATCCAACCCTCGCGCATTGAAACCGTGTACCAACGGGTGGAGGCGAACATGGAAGAAAACATCTTAAAAGAGGCCGAAGAGGTCATCTTAGACCTACAATTAGATTCTATGGACGAGGAATTAAAACGGCTCTTGGGGCGCATGAAATACCGCACTAGCTACGGGCAAAACGCCCTCACCCACTCCATAGAGGTGGCGATCTTAGCGGGCATGATCGCCGAGCAGTTGGGTGGCGATTCTAAATTAGCTAGAAGGGCGGGGATTTTACACGACATCGGCAAAGCCTTAACCCAAGAGCACGGGGGTGATCATGTGGATTTGGGGGCTGAGGTGTGTGTGCGCCACCACGAGCACCCTGTGGTGATCAACGCCATTTACGCCCACCACGACCGCCAAGAGATCAAGAGTGTAGAGTGCGCCGCTGTGTGCGCTGCCGATGCCTTGTCTGCCGCAAGACCCGGGGCACGCCGCAAGGAAAATGAAAACTTCCTAGGGCGCATGCACGATTTGGAGCGCATCGCCAGCCAGCAAAATGGAGTGGAAAAGGTCTTTGCCATGGATGCGGGGCGCGAGGTGCGCGTGATTGTCTGCCCCGATCAAGTGAGCGATGCCAAAGTCCCCCTGCTAGCACACGACATCGCTAAAGAAATCCAAGCCAATTTGCAATACCCAGGCGAGGTCGTGGTGCATGTCATCCGCGAAAACCGCGCCAAAGCCATCGCCCGCTAG
- the galU gene encoding UTP--glucose-1-phosphate uridylyltransferase GalU has translation MINKCLFPAAGYGTRFLPATKAMPKEMLPIVNKPLIQYGVEEAMEAGCTGMAIVTGRGKRAIEDHFDISYELEHQISGTNKEQQLEGIRALMQNCSFSYTRQHEMKGLGHAIYTAQTLIGNEPFCVLLADDLCINQGGKGVLAQMVELYHKYRCCVVAIEEVAMEEVHKYGVILGQEMASGVYQVQDMVEKPKTEEAPSNLAVIGRYILTPDIFEVLKHTPPGKNNEIQITDALLQQAQEKLVLAYKFEGKRYDCGSVEGFIQATNDFYQLQR, from the coding sequence ATGATCAATAAATGCCTTTTTCCTGCTGCGGGCTATGGCACGCGCTTTTTGCCCGCCACAAAGGCGATGCCTAAAGAAATGCTCCCCATTGTCAATAAACCGCTCATCCAATACGGCGTGGAAGAGGCGATGGAGGCGGGTTGCACGGGGATGGCGATTGTTACCGGGCGGGGCAAGCGCGCCATTGAGGACCATTTTGACATCAGCTACGAGCTAGAACACCAAATCAGCGGCACAAACAAAGAACAGCAATTAGAGGGGATTAGGGCTCTAATGCAAAATTGCAGTTTCTCTTACACCAGGCAACACGAGATGAAAGGGCTAGGGCATGCCATTTACACGGCACAGACACTCATAGGCAACGAGCCTTTCTGTGTTCTTTTAGCCGATGACCTTTGTATCAATCAGGGGGGCAAGGGGGTGCTAGCCCAAATGGTCGAGTTGTATCACAAATACCGCTGTTGCGTTGTGGCGATTGAGGAGGTGGCGATGGAGGAGGTGCATAAATACGGCGTGATTTTAGGCCAAGAGATGGCAAGTGGGGTGTATCAAGTGCAAGACATGGTGGAAAAGCCAAAGACTGAAGAAGCCCCGAGTAACTTAGCCGTGATCGGGCGTTATATTTTAACCCCCGATATTTTTGAAGTGCTCAAACACACCCCCCCGGGCAAGAACAACGAAATCCAAATCACCGATGCGCTCTTGCAACAAGCTCAAGAAAAATTGGTCCTAGCATATAAATTCGAGGGCAAACGCTATGATTGTGGGAGTGTGGAGGGCTTTATCCAAGCCACGAACGATTTTTACCAACTGCAACGCTAG
- a CDS encoding lytic transglycosylase domain-containing protein: MLRLLLLVLCCVSLNAQHISLAYLKSKPKGTPRDFFIWLYLQEPGTTAKQAKAAYNLIAHKTPKLIELARQKGALNLIPHPCQGLPLEVLSDKDSACIAIALSFERIFTEAKDPKSAAILRSLQPKLKSYPKLYNALQIVLNPTDQNAFIQARASVIATIYNALSYEQKQGLLDRPFDPEVLAKLASENNPAFNDILRRVILDSHFGVFQKALSHASITNSDSKTFFLLGINALLHQEEITAFTYFDRAQKQADKAFMHDKAVFWKYLLSQNNAYLDILSQSTNPNLFSLYANLARNTMPKYHIVTSLGLLSHKPPKFDIKDPFAWQILKEKILSINNKRAFLKALKSLKTEQSMAHLAYFLERYYNDERHYFLTPYARKAHFKSLEEKAMAYAIARQESLLLPALVSSSYALGLMQIMPFNVAPFAKALGLSRVQLTDMFNPHLSLAFGNYYLNTLKEEFKNPLFVAYCYNGGPKFFRKLLKEHHFFTRGKFEPWLSMERIPCEETRLYGQKVLANYIIYQSIFRHHSHKIHFNMQGFLNTILKDRP; the protein is encoded by the coding sequence TTGTTGCGGCTACTCTTGCTTGTCCTTTGCTGTGTGTCTTTAAACGCCCAGCACATCAGCCTAGCCTACCTAAAGAGCAAACCCAAGGGCACGCCTAGAGATTTTTTCATTTGGCTTTATTTGCAAGAGCCTGGCACTACGGCTAAGCAAGCCAAAGCTGCCTATAATCTCATCGCCCACAAGACCCCAAAACTCATAGAATTGGCTAGGCAAAAGGGGGCGTTAAACTTAATCCCCCACCCTTGTCAAGGTTTGCCCCTAGAAGTTTTGAGTGATAAAGACAGCGCATGTATTGCCATTGCCCTAAGCTTTGAGCGCATTTTCACAGAGGCTAAGGATCCCAAGAGTGCGGCAATTTTGCGCTCTTTGCAACCCAAGCTCAAAAGTTACCCCAAACTTTACAACGCCTTGCAAATTGTGCTAAATCCCACAGACCAAAATGCGTTTATACAAGCTAGGGCAAGCGTGATCGCCACCATTTACAACGCCCTAAGCTATGAGCAAAAGCAAGGCCTCTTAGATCGCCCCTTTGACCCCGAAGTCTTAGCCAAGCTCGCCAGTGAGAACAACCCTGCCTTCAATGACATCTTAAGGCGGGTCATCTTAGACAGCCACTTTGGCGTGTTTCAAAAAGCCCTAAGCCACGCAAGCATCACCAACTCCGATTCCAAAACCTTTTTTCTTTTAGGCATCAATGCTCTTTTGCACCAAGAAGAAATCACCGCTTTTACTTACTTTGACCGTGCCCAAAAGCAGGCGGATAAAGCCTTCATGCACGACAAGGCGGTGTTTTGGAAGTATCTTTTAAGCCAAAATAACGCCTATTTAGACATTTTAAGCCAAAGCACAAACCCCAATCTTTTCAGCCTTTATGCCAATCTTGCCCGCAACACCATGCCTAAGTATCACATTGTAACCTCGCTAGGTTTGTTGAGCCACAAACCCCCAAAATTTGACATCAAAGACCCCTTTGCGTGGCAAATCCTTAAAGAGAAAATCCTATCCATCAACAACAAGCGTGCCTTTTTAAAAGCCCTAAAGTCCCTAAAAACCGAGCAAAGCATGGCGCATTTAGCGTATTTTTTGGAGCGCTATTACAACGATGAACGGCATTACTTTTTAACCCCTTATGCCAGAAAAGCCCACTTTAAAAGCCTAGAAGAAAAGGCGATGGCATATGCAATCGCTAGACAGGAGAGCCTATTGCTCCCCGCTTTGGTGTCGTCTTCTTATGCTTTAGGGCTTATGCAAATCATGCCCTTTAATGTCGCCCCCTTTGCTAAGGCGCTTGGCTTAAGCAGGGTGCAATTAACCGACATGTTTAATCCCCATTTGTCTTTAGCCTTTGGCAATTACTACTTAAACACCCTCAAGGAAGAGTTTAAAAACCCCCTGTTCGTGGCTTACTGCTACAATGGGGGACCAAAATTTTTTAGAAAGTTGCTCAAAGAACACCACTTTTTTACTAGAGGCAAGTTTGAGCCGTGGCTGAGCATGGAGCGTATCCCCTGTGAAGAAACCCGCCTTTATGGGCAAAAGGTTTTGGCAAACTACATCATCTACCAAAGCATTTTTAGACACCACTCCCACAAAATCCACTTTAACATGCAGGGCTTTTTAAACACGATTTTAAAGGATAGACCATGA
- a CDS encoding YggT family protein, with protein MVVSTLLSVTATILHSLINIYIWVVIIASLLSFVRPDPSNAIVQILCRLTEPTLNKAKQLAPFLVFNGIDLSPLAVILVLKFFDLSAVQLMFNYAQG; from the coding sequence ATGGTTGTTAGCACCCTCTTAAGTGTCACCGCCACTATCCTGCACAGCTTAATCAACATTTACATTTGGGTGGTCATCATCGCCTCCCTTTTAAGCTTTGTGCGCCCCGACCCAAGCAACGCCATCGTGCAGATCCTCTGTCGCCTCACAGAACCTACTCTCAACAAAGCCAAGCAACTTGCCCCCTTTCTGGTGTTTAATGGCATTGATTTATCCCCCCTAGCGGTGATTTTGGTGTTGAAATTCTTTGATTTGAGCGCCGTGCAGCTCATGTTTAATTACGCACAAGGTTAA
- the gltX gene encoding glutamate--tRNA ligase yields MLRFAPSPTGSMHIGNLRVALLNFIVAKRLKLPLMLRIEDTDTQRNIAGKDVEIFKILEQMGVTWDQLVYQSANFGTHLDYAAKLLDKGEAFYCHCTPEFLESKKQEAVQAKRPFRYDDSWALLEKESNPNPVVRLRGSAKDMVFNDLVKGSIHFKVSELDSFVIVRANQVPTYNFACAVDDFNYKITHIIRGEDHVSNTPKQILIKQALSRVLNTPETPTIYAHLPIILNEDDGKKMSKRYEASSVQWLLKQGFLPVSIANYLASMGYKAPKEIFSLNDALEWFELEKVSASSAHFSLSYLRHLNHEHLKALDLESLARVLDIEPAKAPLAKLFLEECSTLNELHEKLSAMFSPKDIKKDYEGQNFYEKCHTLYTALKSMEAVADFNAFKHEAMQKSQLKGKDFFKPLRILLTGQAHGVELALLYPHLVPLLEQILVLKTEHGC; encoded by the coding sequence ATGTTGCGTTTTGCCCCCTCGCCTACAGGAAGCATGCATATTGGGAATTTGCGTGTGGCTTTATTGAATTTCATTGTAGCCAAGCGCCTAAAGCTCCCCTTAATGTTACGCATTGAAGACACCGACACCCAGCGCAACATCGCAGGCAAAGATGTAGAGATTTTTAAGATTTTAGAGCAAATGGGGGTAACTTGGGATCAGCTCGTCTACCAAAGCGCAAATTTTGGCACGCATTTAGACTATGCTGCTAAACTCTTAGACAAGGGCGAAGCGTTTTATTGCCACTGCACCCCTGAGTTTTTAGAAAGTAAAAAACAAGAAGCCGTGCAAGCCAAAAGACCTTTCCGCTACGATGACTCTTGGGCGTTGTTGGAAAAAGAGAGCAACCCTAACCCCGTGGTGCGCTTAAGGGGGAGTGCCAAGGACATGGTTTTTAATGACTTGGTGAAGGGTAGTATCCATTTTAAAGTAAGCGAGCTAGACAGCTTTGTCATTGTGCGGGCAAACCAAGTCCCCACCTATAATTTTGCTTGTGCGGTGGATGACTTTAACTACAAAATCACCCACATTATCCGCGGAGAAGACCATGTCAGCAACACCCCCAAACAAATTTTAATCAAGCAAGCCCTAAGCCGGGTGCTAAACACCCCCGAAACGCCTACAATTTACGCCCACCTACCCATTATCTTAAACGAGGATGATGGTAAGAAAATGAGTAAAAGATATGAAGCCTCTAGTGTGCAATGGCTCTTAAAACAAGGCTTTTTACCCGTGAGTATCGCTAATTACCTTGCCAGCATGGGCTACAAAGCCCCTAAAGAGATTTTTAGCCTAAACGATGCCCTTGAGTGGTTTGAGTTAGAAAAGGTTAGCGCCTCCAGTGCACATTTTAGCTTATCTTACCTGCGCCATTTAAACCACGAGCACTTAAAAGCTTTAGACCTAGAGAGCCTTGCTAGGGTGTTAGATATAGAACCGGCTAAAGCCCCTCTAGCCAAGCTTTTCTTAGAAGAGTGCAGTACCTTAAACGAGTTGCACGAAAAGCTAAGTGCCATGTTTAGCCCAAAAGACATTAAAAAGGACTATGAAGGGCAGAACTTCTATGAGAAGTGCCACACACTCTACACCGCCTTAAAAAGTATGGAGGCTGTGGCAGACTTCAACGCCTTTAAGCACGAAGCCATGCAAAAAAGCCAACTTAAAGGCAAGGACTTTTTCAAACCTTTAAGGATTTTGCTCACGGGGCAAGCGCATGGCGTGGAGCTCGCTCTGCTCTACCCCCACCTCGTCCCCCTTTTGGAGCAAATTTTGGTGTTAAAGACAGAGCATGGTTGTTAG